From the Xenopus laevis strain J_2021 chromosome 7L, Xenopus_laevis_v10.1, whole genome shotgun sequence genome, the window ATTTTCGTGACGGTTTCGAgaatgtattcaccggcggcgaattgtGAGAATTCACCACAcgttcgcgcctgccgaataaattcacccatcactagcagcaGTAAGTTGCAGAGTAATTGGTAATTGGATTTCAGTGTCTCATTAAAAACCACACAGCTTGATGGAAAAAcagccttttattttttacatgtctCATAATGTAATACCAGCACCCTCTGCCTGTAGACTCGAGGGAAACTCATaagcaacaaaaagaaacaaCTAGATCAGAAAGTGCTAGATCAGATTAGCCCTTTCttgtaataactcaccctggtcGTCTAGTGGGGGGACGCTAAGGACACCTGCCgacccctcggcggggacgcccgccgtgccGAAGACCTTCTATGGCGCCGGTTCTCTAGGGCGTGCGCCTCTTCTTTAATTATAGGCGCGAAATTTAAATgttcttaaaggtacatttttcatcTCCATGCTGCCCTTTATAGGagtttattcctggtgcttctgagctttttgctatacctgttttgaacctgtttgattcctgttgtgacccctgcctgacttttgactattctgacatctggatcctgacccttacctgaataccgactacctcttctgattaaccctctgattgacttcctggtttgacccttgcctgcctgactacgtttattctctgcctgccccgacccggcctgatctgactactctattgcctaacgtcttgtaccgcgaccttctgcccaaagactctcgctaacagtcgtgcccctctgccgatccagaacctctagccttgcacctctcatttaagtcctggtggcatccaagtagctgagggctcctcccgaggccaaaggaggtcacactacaggtgaagcacgagccgagaccagggtgcttggcatttgttctggtgttgggtgccgaccatgacattTCTCTTCTCAATGTAAACGTGCTATAGGGCAACTAGGAAATTACCAACCTGAAAGGCCGGCTACTCTTCTAGAAGCCAAAGACACATTTCAGGCAGGCAAGTTGCATACATGGGAcccaagcattttggaaataGGAAGACGGACAAAATGATTTGCAGGGGGGTGGAATTTTTAGACCACAACCATTTTTGTGGGCACACTCCCTAAATACCATGTTcaatttataaaatttggcaggttatgaaagtttgaacacgtttctgtggtttttatgtgttattacagttttgtgaatgaatgtgaattgccctttaagctgcaagtcacagtttacccaagagacctgcttatcttaaatagtaacattttttttctttgcttatctgaaattgttacaaaagtgtctaAGTGCATCTGctacatattctgggctctctgccaaaagtcaattacgttttagaaacttttttcttgctgttcagtgcaggacatCAAACAggaagttgggacatttcagtaacaatccgggattgtgggttgagctgtcaaaatcgggactggcCCGCTCACAGGGAGGTACAGAAATGCACTCAAACAGAACCATATTTAAATAACAGACACGTCTTATTTTTTATGCAAGGTGGTTTATTGATGACAGGAAAATAACTGCTAGACATAAATATAGACACATGTGGAGACTGGAGGCGACAGTATTGCTTCCATTAACTTGACTGACTGTAGTGGTTCCCATAGTCGTCGATATAAAGACGCTCATATTGGCCTTGGTGCAGTGAGCTGTActgtttattttcagatttgagttCAGAGAGAAATTGGCGAATTGGCAGAGACTTTCTGTGCTGCAACCACTCAATGGAACTGACCCGTATCCTGTATAGAACAAGACAATGTCAATGTTATTTAAATgacaatgaaataataataattcctgaTCCCTGGGTGTTCCAAAATGTTATGCACCCCTCAATGTATAGCTTTAAAGAAAcagcaacataaaaaaatgtgtttgtacttaacgaaaaaaaaacaccaagacacttttaactttaaattcccAAAGtcgttattaagaaataacttactgattctccgcttgcgctccccTTCAGAAACGGctacagggcgacgatccatcgtgcggcactcgatttctcctctctggctatccCCTATACaaggcagagaggagaaatcgagtgccacacgatggattgtcgccctattgccttttctgaagaggagcgcaagcagagaatcagtaagttattccgtaataaagactttgcgaacttaaagttaaaagtgtcttggtgttttttttttcattatgtagaaacaaatttttttttatactggccttttcagaaggggttggatggtgtttagcaagtgagggaatacagggatatgggagatagctcatagtacaagttgatccagggactggtcccattgcattttggagtcaggaaggaatttttcccccctctgaggcaaattggagaggcttcagacgGGGGTTTTcgtctttctctggatcaactagcagttaggcaggttatgtaTTTTTTCCTAGACTGGTgctcattttcagaaaaaaaatactcTAGATTGTGGGATCTTTCTAATGAAGTGCTGTACCGCCATCTTACTTCTAATTCCCAGGGTTCCCTTTCGCAGTCCGGggcttgcacatgtgcagtatgcAATAACTGGAAAATTAACACAAAATGTAGGATGACCTGCCACTAGAGGGTGCAGTAGCATGTCAGGATTTTCTGGGACCAATTATACCAAGAAATAGGAGACAACCCCTacatatagatacatatacatatacatatatatatatatatatattttttttttttcttttctttaataatacCTGGGATTTGAAGGGACTGAGAAAAACAATAATTCTCATCACCGGAACAGGACACCTCATCTGTATCAACACAGTCATAAGGGAAAGGGACACAGCTTGGACATTTCCATCCATTGTGTTGGATTTCAGGGGTCTTTTTCCCTGAGGAGGAAGAACAACAACTCACAGATTAGATTTACTTtccattaatataaaatatataaaatgactaGGGGGCAGAAAGGTGCAGAATACAAATAGTGGGCACAAATTTTAATGTTCACAGTTTATCTGCATCAGTTGATCATTTGCTGctgttttgcatttatttaaacaagGCTCCGACACCCCTTATAATGTGCCAAATAAATTATAACAGCCTATTGTGTTTCGTGCCTACATGGGGCACttaaagagttgttcaccttctaacacttttttcagttcagctggtttcagattgttccccagaaataaatactttttccaattaatttctatttgtaacagtttttctaatattgaatgtgtaaagtttcatttttagcCTTCTAAAGGAGCTTTGGAAaggtgggggtcgccgaccctgtaaactaagggctttatttatcaaaatctgaatatttctatgtatttaaattgaaaaagtctgaccatctagaatccacaattgaaccttattgattatttaaaaagcacgatttaattggatcgggggaaCAAACTCAAAAATCCGAATCTTAtgatttttttgaggtttttccttaatcgctcgattttttcggGCTTCTTCCCAAAAAGGActaatttttgggatttttgcctgaaaggtcagaaatagtcagatttttggcataattccagcacagaccacagaaacctccagataggatagggacctcttccattgacttatataaaacctcagcaggtctgaaatGACGGATTTTTCATcctcaaggtataaaaaaatcaaaaaataaaattcccactaaaaatttggattttatagttaaaaaaaacctcaaatttttcaagtttttggcatttggattttaataaataacccccgaaatcttgcaaaattttaacagtttagagtctgcacctgaattactgccagactcaaacaccagagacagggacattcaacttggaaaaactgtaaaaaaaatttaaaatggagagaaattaaaaaaaagtctttatttctgggggaacaatctgaaaacaactgaactgaaaaaaaaagtgtttagtaGGTGAACATCCCCATTAAGCATAAACTAATGACAAACCCACATCAcccagtatttaaaggggaactaaagtctaaaatagaataattctagaaatgctgtattttgtatacttaatataaacatgaatttactacaccagaagcctaattaagcaaatgatttatgctttaaaagttggccacaaggggctgtcatcttgtaactttgttaacaatctttgcaagaccaagactgtgcacatgctcagtgtggtctgggcttctgttgggaggctaagcttagagatcatcataaattatcagcacaagtcaaataatatctgccatagaagccgatacagcaaaaccgattaataatcagaatatacagactgaactgggtctgcggatacaaatctctacacggtcgacggctgctctacagggaaacaaacaaagctgctcgagttctggaaAGTAAGGTGGTGGactcccccctgccatttgaaagtatgattgtttcctacAGAGCCATTAGGGAccgcctgaagtttcctatctgcagctgtcagagcaagtaaaactagggggaatttcactgcatacagtcaggtttctaataaaaatgctagacattttttatttcaagtatattgcagatagattttctttttcattaaagaaagtaaaaaagtgaTTTTATCTTTCCAGTTTCCAAGCTCGTAAGGACGACCAATCACAAACAAGCGAAACAGAAACAAAAACCtataagaaaaagtggaaaaagtaaaacaaaaaagaaataaaaaaatggatgTGTATAGGATACCGTTTGCCAATCACTAATTCATGTAGAATTACTCTTCTGTGCACGTTTGCAGtttttaagaatttatttttcatgtaataatatttgaattatttaccctTATTAAAACAGTTACCCTGGGGAGCGGAGCACTTACATGTGGGTGTAGAGGGAGAGCAGTTGTCGGTGGTACAGCAGTTACTGATCTCTTTTCCTTTATATTCCCCAGCAGAAAACGTCCCAGTTTTGTTGCACTGACTTTCTTGAAAGCAGGATCTTATGACACTGTATAGTACAGCTATAAACAACATATGAACAGGACAGTCACATTATATAACTATAAACAACAAATGAACAGGACAGTCACATTATACAGCTATAAACAACATATGAACAGGACAgtcacattatatagtgaataaagtaccccctcttgtaaaatataaggatattataagtcaccgaggagtttcatgaccatataaaagtacgaggccgaaggccgagtgtttttatacaggtcatggaactccgagggaaattctaatatcctcatattttgcaactgggggtactttatttattataatacacaaatttcagtgagtcatgtgacagaaatgacatcagaactcaccgtttataactgatgacatcagaactcaccgtttataaggatataatttacaagatattcatggcttttgtgtattatacaactATAAACAGGACAGTCACATTATACAACTATAAACAACATATGAACAGGACAGTCACATTATACAACTATAAACAACATATGAACAGGACAGTCACATTAACTGGCATATCAACATCACAGAGGGCTCCAGTCATCGGCAATGGGTTTGTACGTTTTCCCCGTGTCTGGGTGggaattggttcctgataaaactgacccgtGTGTGTGAATGtcatagagaccttagattgtaagctccactggagctgGAACAGAAGGATCATAATCACCTTTCCTCTTCTGTCCAACACCCGGACATCTTAGAAATAAATGTCTCAGTGGTGTTATGTTATCACTGCAAGGGACTCGCATGAACTCGCAAGTCAGCCACAATGGCCGACATACATGTAGGTACATATTTACTttgatttgcttaaaggggttgtttacctttaaattaactgttagtatgatgtaaagaacgACATTccgagacaaattgcaattggttttcattttttattatttgtggtttttgagtgatttagctttttttcagcagctctactgtttgcaatttcagccatctggttgctagggtccaaattaccctagcaaccatgtcttGATTTGAATAAATGACTGGAACATCAATAGGCGAGGCCTGAATcgtaaaagatgagtaataaaaagtaacaataacaattcatttctaGCCATAATGATCATTTGAtcattagaattagccattctataacatactaaacctTAACTTaatgaaacacccctttaatggcaaAGTTGAGTTAAGTGTGCTTTCTTTGATGATCAAAATACTTCAGAGAAGTCAAGGGAAAACTGAAATTCATGATATTTGGAGGTTCTCTGAGCAACTTACACATGTGACTGGAGGTGTACCAGACAAATGTGGCCATAATGAATATCTGGTGTTAtacaggtattcccctgtactaagcacaattcagcaggaacagtccctaagtttgctcatagtctgtacagagagatcccataaaactatggcagcataggtattccctgtactaagcacaattcagcaggaacagtccctaagtttgctcatagtctgtacagagagatcccataaaactatggcagcataggtattccctgtactaagcacaattcagcaggaacagtcccctaagtttgctcatagtctgtacagagagatcccataaaactatggcagcataggtattccctgtactaagctcaattcagcaggaacagccccctaagtttgctcatagtctgtacagagagatcccataaaactatggcagcataggtattccctgtactaagcacaattcagcaggaacagtccctaagtttgctcatagtctgtacagacagatcccataaaactatggcagcataggtattccctgtactaagcacaattcagcaggaacagtccctaagtttgctcatagtctgtacagacagatcccataaaactatggcagcataggtattccctgtactaagcacaattcagcaggaacagtcccctaagtttgctcatagtctgtacagagagatcccataaaactatggcagcataggtattccctgtactaagcacaattcagcaggaacagtccctaagtttgctcatagtctgtacagagagatcccataaaactatggcagcataggtattccctgtactaagctcaattcagcaggaacagtcccctaagtttgctcatagtctgtacagagacatcccataaaactatgtcagcataggtattcctctgtactagggatgcaccgaatccacttttttggattcggccgaacccctgaatccttcgtgaaagattcggccgaataccgaaccctaatttgcatatgcaaattatgggtggtaaggggaaaacatatgcatatgcaaattagggttcggattcggttcggctgggcagaaggattcggccgaatctgaatcctgctgaaaaaggccgaatcccgaaccgaatcctggattcggtgcatccctactctgtactaagcacaattcagcaggaacagcccctaagtttgctcatagtctgtttagagagatcccataaaactatgacagcataggtattcccctgtactaagcacaattcagcaggaacagtccctaagtttgctcatcgtctgtacagagagatcccataaaactatggcagcacaggtattcccctgtactaagcacaattcagcttgaacagtcccctaagtttgctcatagcctgtacagagagatcccataaaactatagcagcatagttattcccctgtactaagcacaattcagcaggaacagtccctaagtttgctcatagtccgtacagagagatccaataaaactatggcagcataggtattccctgtactaagcagaattcagcaggaacagcccctaagtttgctcatagtctgtacagagaggtccaataaaactatggcagcataggaattcccctgtactaagcacaattcagcaggaacagtccctaaattttctcatagtctgtacagagagatcccataaaactatggcagcataggtattcccctgtactaagcacaattcagcaggaacagtccctaagtttgctcatagtctgtacagagagatcccataaaactatgacagcataggtatcccctgtacttagcacaattcagcaggaacagtccctaagtttgctcatagtctgtacagagaggtccaataaaactatggcagcataggtattcccctgtactaagcacaattcaaatGAGTGGACTTTGGAATTGTGGCATGTATGTAGCAGGGGTACCATTGCACACTCTTAATCTTACACTCATCCTCTGTGCTGTACTTAATgttctcatttttattatttttttcattttgagatCCAAACGTtgagctagggatgcaccaaattctaGATTTGGTTagtgattcggctgaatccaagagcctgttgaaaaaaaaaaaaacgttcccCGGGTTTCAGGGGTTGCCCGAACCCCCGAAAGCAGGGTTCAGTGTATTCCTAGACTGATCCTTTTGCACAACAATAATACTGAAATATTAACAACCCCAGCACACTTATAATTGTTGTCCATGTACCTGAGCCTCTTATGAATAAAGAACCACAGACTGTTCCTGGGGGGCACAAGGTACTGTTCCCTGTACACGGAGTTTTATCCAACCCAACACAAGATACACACGAGAGGGACAGACCTGCAAAAGAAATACCTCTGTTGTTAGGAAATCATGAAAATGAAGCAGTAGCAACATCATATATTTTTCAATTGcctattatttattttcactgaaaaggagttaaagggcatgtaaaggtaacattttttttaatgaaaaataaacctatctccaatatactttaattaaaaaatatgtaccgtttttataagaaacctgactgtatgcagtgaaattctcccttcatttactgctgtggataggaattgtcagacagtccctaactgctctgcagggaaacaatcatacttatgaacagcagggggagcccccaccttacttcccagccatgcagaactcaagcagctttgtttgtttccctgtagagcagtaggcgactgtgtagagatttgtattggattttatttttgcctttacatcccctttactgtttccaactccagctgcagggacgaagatcatggagccagatttaaacagataaactgggattttatttggaggattattttgctgcagccactggttctgcagagttggagaaagtttgtattaaacaatacaaaaactataaaatccacattagattacatgacaacacaggacccagtgcagtctgtatattctgattattaatcagtctttgctgtatcggcttctggcagatattatttgacttgtgctgttttgatcatttatgacgatccctcagcagcccagaccacactgagcatgtgcacagtcttggtcttgcaaagatgtttaacaaagttacaagatggtgacccccctgtggccaactttgaaagcataaatcatttgtttgattaggcttgtgatgtGCAGAATACTCTAACTACATGTCTACATTTATCTACATATTTACATGTACACATATTACTTTCCTTTAGAGAGTACAGTttgaaggtatgggacctgttatacagaatgttcaggacttggggatttctggataatgaatctttccgtaatttggatcttcataccttgtctactagaaaatcatataaacatgaaataaacccaataggctggtttt encodes:
- the LOC121395670 gene encoding phospholipase A2 inhibitor subunit gamma B-like, with amino-acid sequence MRSAVGLLFVLSALVQTGLSLSCVSCVGLDKTPCTGNSTLCPPGTVCGSLFIRGSAVLYSVIRSCFQESQCNKTGTFSAGEYKGKEISNCCTTDNCSPSTPTWKKTPEIQHNGWKCPSCVPFPYDCVDTDEVSCSGDENYCFSQSLQIPGYGSVPLSGCSTESLCQFANFSLNSNLKINSTAHCTKANMSVFISTTMGTTTVSQVNGSNTVASSLHMCLYLCLAVIFLSSINHLA